In Polaribacter sp. Hel_I_88, the following proteins share a genomic window:
- a CDS encoding amidohydrolase family protein, with the protein MIIDVHTHLNNYHEDKVTSITESLDLLSNTMKDNNVDYALILSSYKVNEHRPSTKQVVEAVKGYKNLGVVAGISYLHYNYKDVIEISKYLAEGHIKALKFYPGYEPFYPNDIRFKLVYEMAIEYDVPVMFHSGDTYAPNGKVKYSHPLHIDDLAVDYPELKIVICHVGNPWIKDCMEVVYKNKNVYADISGLVLGDFSYKFERYMKQEIEEMIIYAGNPKYLLYGTDWPISNMKSYLKFMDQLDLPDDKKELILWKNAAELYKIDVNDLK; encoded by the coding sequence ATGATTATAGACGTACACACACACCTTAATAACTATCATGAAGATAAAGTAACCTCGATTACAGAAAGTTTAGATTTACTATCTAACACTATGAAAGATAACAATGTAGATTACGCGCTTATTTTATCATCTTACAAAGTAAATGAACACAGACCAAGCACAAAACAAGTGGTTGAAGCTGTAAAAGGTTATAAAAATCTGGGTGTTGTTGCAGGCATTAGTTATTTGCATTATAATTATAAAGACGTTATTGAAATCAGCAAATATTTAGCAGAAGGCCACATAAAAGCATTAAAATTTTATCCTGGTTATGAACCTTTTTATCCAAATGACATTCGTTTTAAACTGGTTTATGAAATGGCAATTGAGTATGATGTGCCAGTAATGTTTCATTCTGGAGATACCTATGCACCCAATGGAAAAGTAAAATATTCGCATCCTTTGCATATTGATGATTTGGCTGTAGATTATCCAGAATTAAAAATTGTAATTTGTCACGTTGGGAATCCTTGGATTAAAGATTGTATGGAAGTTGTGTATAAAAACAAAAACGTGTATGCAGATATTTCTGGGTTGGTTTTAGGCGATTTTTCTTACAAATTCGAACGCTACATGAAACAAGAAATTGAGGAAATGATTATTTATGCTGGAAACCCAAAATACTTATTATATGGAACAGATTGGCCCATTTCTAATATGAAATCCTATTTAAAATTTATGGATCAATTAGATTTACCTGATGATAAAAAAGAATTAATTCTCTGGAAAAATGCTGCTGAATTGTATAAGATTGATGTAAATGATTTGAAATAG